Proteins from one Victivallis lenta genomic window:
- a CDS encoding serine hydrolase domain-containing protein codes for MTGKIGMLFTAAVLLAGGCATNSLERSLPGEEGVDPAAVQAFVESLERKMMQSGDTLNGDPNAFMLLKNGKVIAEGAWAPCRLDAPRHVFSMSKSFTSTAVGFAVQEKRLTLEDPVISFFPDKLPLQISGHLAAMRVRDLLTMQSGHKSDPIGKMFEAKDLVRGFLGSEIEFKPGTHFVYNNGATYMLSAIITKVTGESLRDYLTPRLFEPLGIENVKWEADDRGVNFGAWGLHLTPEDAAKFAQFCLNKGRWNGKQLLSEGWINLATAPQCNVVAGDDRSDWNQGYGFQFWRCRNGAFRADGFLGQYAVVMEDEDAVLIMFNSSNRLQPALDTVWETLLPALRGEPVRPERKTTDASLRTFLAGLTLSFPEKTVEPKLFRPGGKVSVSLPDDNPFHAEKLLLEHDGKQLRATLNGYPMNFGIGSWAENPAVPGAADGERSYPIEGPLFGRAFQQGADEWLLVTVSPNSAIQNFFRFRFDGGTVALEGRFNFDETPVETTGKID; via the coding sequence ATGACGGGAAAAATCGGTATGCTGTTCACCGCGGCCGTTCTGCTGGCCGGCGGCTGTGCCACCAATTCACTGGAACGCTCCCTGCCGGGCGAAGAGGGGGTCGATCCGGCGGCGGTTCAGGCGTTCGTCGAAAGCCTCGAACGGAAAATGATGCAGTCGGGCGATACGCTGAACGGCGACCCGAATGCGTTCATGCTGCTGAAGAACGGCAAGGTCATCGCGGAGGGCGCCTGGGCTCCCTGCCGGCTGGATGCGCCGCGGCACGTGTTTTCCATGAGCAAGAGCTTTACGTCGACCGCTGTCGGCTTTGCGGTTCAGGAGAAGCGCCTGACGCTGGAGGACCCCGTCATCAGCTTCTTCCCGGACAAGTTGCCGCTGCAGATTTCCGGGCATCTCGCCGCGATGCGCGTGCGCGACCTGTTGACCATGCAGTCGGGCCACAAGAGCGACCCGATCGGGAAAATGTTCGAGGCGAAGGACCTTGTGCGGGGATTCCTCGGCAGCGAAATCGAATTCAAGCCCGGCACCCATTTCGTCTATAACAACGGTGCGACCTATATGCTTTCGGCGATCATCACGAAGGTGACCGGGGAATCCCTGCGTGATTACCTGACGCCGCGGCTCTTCGAACCGCTCGGCATCGAAAACGTGAAATGGGAGGCGGATGACCGCGGAGTCAACTTCGGCGCCTGGGGGCTCCACCTGACTCCGGAGGACGCGGCGAAATTCGCCCAGTTCTGCCTGAACAAGGGCAGGTGGAACGGGAAACAGCTCCTGAGCGAAGGATGGATCAACCTTGCGACCGCCCCGCAGTGCAACGTGGTCGCCGGCGACGACCGGTCCGACTGGAATCAGGGGTACGGCTTTCAGTTCTGGCGCTGCCGGAACGGCGCGTTCCGCGCCGACGGTTTCCTCGGCCAGTATGCGGTGGTGATGGAGGACGAAGATGCTGTGCTGATCATGTTCAACTCTTCGAACCGCCTGCAGCCTGCGCTCGACACGGTCTGGGAGACGCTTCTGCCGGCCCTGCGCGGCGAACCGGTCCGCCCGGAACGGAAAACGACTGACGCTTCGCTGCGGACCTTTCTCGCCGGGCTGACTCTGTCATTCCCGGAAAAGACGGTGGAGCCGAAACTGTTCAGGCCCGGCGGCAAGGTTTCGGTGTCGCTGCCGGACGACAATCCGTTCCATGCGGAAAAACTCCTGCTTGAGCATGACGGGAAACAGCTTCGCGCCACCCTCAACGGCTACCCGATGAATTTCGGAATCGGGAGCTGGGCGGAGAATCCGGCCGTTCCGGGGGCGGCGGACGGCGAGCGCTCCTATCCGATCGAAGGGCCGCTTTTCGGCCGGGCGTTTCAGCAGGGCGCTGATGAATGGCTGCTGGTCACGGTTTCTCCGAATTCCGCCATCCAGAACTTTTTCCGCTTCCGGTTCGACGGCGGAACGGTCGCGCTCGAGGGGCGGTTCAATTTCGATGAGACTCCGGTCGAAACCACCGGGAAAATCGATTGA
- a CDS encoding polysaccharide deacetylase family protein: MISPGKTVVLTFDDAVSNHAAFAAPLLLELGFHATFFICEFPPDFAVNKRQYMTWEQIRSLDAAGFEIANHTMTHAGLSAMAPETCEKEIELLEARFRDVGLPRSRAFGYPGGPAADYAPPLLKKLGFRFARTVEDRAWEPDRDDPYLIPAVAVHGADDSNFRRALSYAQSGGIPVLVYHGIPDRLHPWVDTPPELFESEMRYLKRENYRVLAFRDLLQS, from the coding sequence ATGATTTCGCCCGGAAAGACAGTCGTACTCACGTTCGATGACGCAGTTTCAAACCACGCCGCCTTCGCGGCTCCGCTCCTGTTGGAGCTCGGATTCCACGCAACATTCTTCATCTGCGAATTCCCGCCCGACTTCGCAGTCAACAAGCGGCAGTATATGACCTGGGAGCAGATCCGTTCGCTCGACGCAGCCGGTTTTGAAATTGCGAATCACACCATGACCCACGCCGGGCTCAGCGCGATGGCGCCGGAGACGTGCGAAAAGGAGATCGAGCTTCTCGAAGCACGGTTCCGGGATGTCGGGCTGCCGCGCAGCAGGGCGTTCGGTTATCCGGGCGGACCGGCCGCCGACTATGCGCCGCCGCTGCTGAAAAAGCTCGGCTTCCGCTTTGCCCGGACCGTCGAGGACCGGGCGTGGGAACCGGATCGGGACGACCCGTACCTCATTCCGGCCGTCGCGGTTCATGGTGCGGACGACTCGAATTTCCGGCGCGCTCTTTCCTATGCGCAATCCGGCGGCATCCCGGTGCTGGTCTATCACGGCATTCCGGACCGTCTTCACCCGTGGGTCGATACCCCGCCTGAGCTGTTTGAATCGGAAATGCGTTACCTGAAACGCGAAAACTACCGCGTTCTCGCCTTCCGCGACCTGCTTCAGAGCTGA
- a CDS encoding glycerophosphodiester phosphodiesterase, which yields MNRSLPGICAHRGLSGAMPENTLPAFAAAIAAGAQEIEFDLFPSADGIPVVSHDPDLARVAGVPHRVEELTWREIAGIDLGNVFGDAWRLLRIPRLEEVLDLSGGRVGLNIHLKTAGPGGSLVQTVCRELEKRGLSGAAYIGGESDVLEAAIRYAPGVERSCMAGQNDPEKLVDNAIRYGCRRLQFFTNFSPKAAERAHAAGIRCNLFYADDYAEAVQAVRNGIDTVLTNRALALLNEPASIFRTPHR from the coding sequence ATGAACCGTTCCCTTCCCGGAATCTGCGCGCACCGCGGCCTGTCGGGTGCGATGCCGGAAAACACGCTCCCGGCCTTCGCCGCGGCGATCGCCGCCGGCGCTCAGGAAATCGAGTTTGACCTGTTCCCCTCCGCCGACGGCATACCGGTCGTTTCGCACGATCCGGATCTTGCCCGGGTGGCCGGCGTGCCGCACCGGGTGGAAGAACTGACCTGGCGCGAGATCGCCGGAATCGACCTCGGGAACGTCTTCGGCGATGCCTGGCGCCTTCTGCGGATTCCGCGTCTGGAGGAGGTGCTGGACCTCTCCGGCGGCAGGGTCGGCCTGAATATCCACCTCAAAACCGCCGGACCGGGCGGCAGTCTGGTCCAAACCGTCTGCCGGGAACTTGAAAAGCGGGGACTGAGCGGCGCCGCTTACATCGGCGGCGAATCCGATGTGCTCGAAGCCGCGATCCGCTATGCTCCCGGCGTGGAACGCTCCTGCATGGCCGGCCAGAATGATCCGGAGAAGCTGGTTGACAATGCGATCCGCTACGGCTGCCGGCGGCTTCAGTTCTTCACGAATTTCTCCCCGAAGGCGGCCGAACGCGCCCACGCCGCCGGCATTCGCTGCAATCTGTTCTACGCCGACGACTATGCCGAAGCGGTTCAGGCGGTCAGGAACGGCATCGATACCGTGCTGACCAACCGCGCCCTCGCACTCCTCAATGAACCGGCCTCCATCTTCCGGACGCCGCACCGTTGA
- a CDS encoding IMP cyclohydrolase: protein MYLGRIVAIGMTKEGKAAAMYRVSSRSFPNREAVLGNQQVAIMPRPGFEDDLRKNPYITYNCIRLTGEWAVATNGSQTDPIVEKLAMGYPARDAIALPLLAMDYEKDSLDTPRIVAVVGSKCRKGYLGIVRRDALLVREFDLVPGQVRYLSTYEKNRPCDDQVTGDFDGTCAHCAVNYVVDGGIFADFTNPVTSAAAVAEGDGYELAVRVI, encoded by the coding sequence ATGTATCTCGGACGAATTGTGGCGATCGGCATGACGAAAGAAGGCAAGGCGGCGGCGATGTACCGTGTTTCGTCGCGGTCGTTCCCGAACCGCGAGGCCGTGCTCGGCAATCAGCAGGTGGCGATCATGCCGCGCCCGGGATTCGAGGACGACCTGCGGAAGAATCCGTATATCACCTATAACTGCATCCGGCTGACCGGGGAGTGGGCGGTTGCGACGAACGGTTCCCAGACTGATCCGATCGTCGAAAAGCTGGCGATGGGTTATCCGGCGCGCGATGCGATCGCGCTGCCGCTGCTCGCGATGGATTACGAAAAGGATTCGCTCGATACGCCGCGCATTGTGGCGGTGGTCGGCAGCAAGTGCCGCAAGGGATACCTCGGCATCGTCCGCAGGGATGCGCTGCTGGTGCGCGAATTCGATCTGGTTCCGGGGCAGGTCCGCTACTTGTCCACCTACGAGAAGAACCGTCCCTGCGACGATCAGGTGACCGGTGATTTCGACGGAACCTGTGCGCATTGCGCCGTGAACTACGTGGTGGACGGCGGGATTTTCGCGGATTTCACGAATCCGGTGACGAGTGCGGCGGCAGTGGCGGAGGGCGACGGCTACGAGCTCGCTGTCCGGGTGATCTGA
- a CDS encoding beta-galactosidase, producing the protein MNHYGPIIRHAAEILHGGDYNPDQWLENPKIIDRDFELMEKSGCNTFSVGIFSWTALEPAPGEYRFDWLDRIMDRMAEHGFHVILATPSGAKPAWLATAYPEVCRVDADRRREPYGSRHNHCWSSPVYRERLGAINAKLAERYADHPALSAWHISNEYSGACYCERCIDRFRGWLKERYGTLENLNRAWCNAFWSHLHTGWNEITPWGGSECNTLDWRRFTTFQCCDFMKFEVDTVKKFTPDIPATTNMMGFFEGLDYWRVAEVCDFISDDVYPPWDTQPDIRLLAAEISMRHDMHRSMKGGKPFLIMESAPSATNWCPCHRLKRPNQHRFEELCAVGHGADGTLYFQWRKSRGNLERFHGAVVDHAGSSETRVFRDVAELGALYRKCPELCGSGYPVEAAVVFDWENYWSFSISSGPGDTRQKKYVETVLEHYRALWTQNVPLDVIESLSDFSKYRLLVCPMLLMLKPGVAERLKAFVSGGGTLVMTCLSGCEDESGRCFLDGWPGDGLMDLFGIWNEEIGGIPPFDRQSLRFGGREYEVVEYAERIHPRGAQVLAEYTSDFYAGAPAVTVNASGNGKAYYIAARTREAFLADLYAGIISEIGIKPVLPAGNDGICGALRVGRGGEWLFLYNYTGEKREAVLPAGKFTVVGSGAAASGYLMLPPYGAEILKK; encoded by the coding sequence ATGAATCATTACGGCCCGATCATCCGTCACGCGGCGGAAATTCTTCACGGCGGCGACTACAATCCCGATCAGTGGCTCGAAAATCCGAAAATCATCGATCGCGATTTCGAGTTGATGGAGAAGTCCGGCTGCAATACGTTTTCGGTCGGCATTTTCAGCTGGACCGCCCTTGAACCTGCTCCGGGCGAATACCGTTTCGACTGGCTCGACCGGATCATGGACCGCATGGCGGAACACGGCTTTCATGTGATTCTGGCCACGCCGAGCGGCGCGAAACCGGCATGGCTTGCCACGGCGTATCCGGAAGTCTGCCGCGTTGACGCCGACAGGCGCCGCGAACCGTACGGCTCGCGGCACAATCACTGCTGGAGTTCCCCCGTCTACCGTGAAAGGCTCGGCGCGATCAATGCGAAACTGGCGGAACGTTATGCGGATCATCCGGCTCTTTCCGCCTGGCATATTTCGAACGAATATTCCGGCGCCTGTTATTGTGAACGCTGCATCGACCGGTTCCGCGGCTGGCTCAAAGAACGTTACGGCACGCTCGAAAATCTGAACCGCGCCTGGTGCAACGCGTTCTGGAGCCACCTGCATACCGGCTGGAATGAAATCACGCCGTGGGGCGGCTCCGAGTGCAATACGCTCGACTGGCGGCGTTTTACGACGTTTCAATGCTGCGACTTCATGAAATTCGAAGTCGACACGGTGAAGAAATTCACGCCGGACATCCCGGCCACCACCAATATGATGGGTTTCTTTGAAGGGCTCGACTACTGGCGGGTCGCCGAAGTCTGCGATTTCATTTCGGACGACGTTTACCCGCCGTGGGATACCCAGCCGGATATCCGGCTGCTGGCCGCCGAAATTTCGATGCGGCACGATATGCACCGCTCGATGAAGGGCGGCAAGCCGTTCCTGATCATGGAATCCGCTCCGAGCGCGACGAACTGGTGCCCCTGCCATCGGCTGAAGCGGCCGAACCAGCACAGGTTTGAGGAATTGTGTGCGGTCGGCCACGGCGCGGACGGCACGCTCTACTTCCAATGGCGCAAAAGCCGCGGCAACCTTGAGCGGTTCCACGGCGCGGTTGTCGATCACGCCGGCAGCTCCGAAACACGGGTGTTCCGCGACGTGGCCGAGCTCGGCGCGCTTTACCGGAAGTGCCCGGAATTGTGCGGCAGCGGCTATCCGGTCGAAGCCGCGGTCGTGTTCGACTGGGAAAATTACTGGTCTTTCTCAATCAGTTCCGGCCCCGGCGATACCCGGCAGAAAAAATATGTCGAAACCGTTCTGGAGCATTATCGCGCGTTGTGGACGCAGAACGTTCCGCTCGACGTGATTGAAAGTTTGTCGGATTTTTCGAAGTACCGTTTGCTGGTCTGCCCGATGCTGCTTATGCTGAAGCCGGGCGTGGCGGAACGGCTGAAGGCGTTCGTCTCCGGCGGCGGCACGCTGGTCATGACCTGTCTCTCCGGCTGCGAGGATGAGTCGGGGCGCTGCTTCCTCGACGGCTGGCCCGGCGACGGGCTGATGGATCTTTTCGGCATCTGGAACGAGGAGATCGGCGGCATTCCGCCGTTCGACCGCCAGTCGCTCCGGTTCGGCGGCAGGGAGTACGAGGTCGTCGAATACGCCGAGCGGATTCATCCGCGCGGGGCGCAGGTTCTGGCCGAGTACACGAGCGACTTTTATGCGGGCGCTCCCGCCGTGACCGTCAACGCCTCCGGAAACGGGAAGGCGTATTATATCGCGGCCCGGACGCGGGAGGCGTTCCTGGCCGATCTCTATGCAGGAATCATCTCGGAGATCGGAATCAAACCGGTGCTTCCGGCCGGAAACGACGGCATCTGCGGCGCGCTGCGTGTCGGCCGCGGCGGGGAGTGGCTCTTCCTTTATAATTATACCGGCGAGAAGCGCGAAGCCGTGCTTCCGGCCGGAAAATTCACGGTCGTGGGAAGCGGCGCCGCGGCATCCGGGTATCTGATGCTGCCGCCGTACGGGGCCGAAATTCTGAAAAAGTGA
- a CDS encoding LacI family DNA-binding transcriptional regulator, translating to MITIRDVAREAGVSASTVSAVLGNRAGRLGIKAATCEKVVRAAAKLRYRRNDIAAQMKSGRRSSMLFLLSESVDNILFGGLAAACAEAENAGYFPKLLRVETENHEELHRRLELVLRQCPAAILCWGDRSGDETYLRRVTEECSIPFVHFDYVSRSSRAYVRTDDPSGIRSGVEHLHMLGHRRFAHITDIMKAQYAEIRLRDYREALAEFGLELPENRVLSLGLNAPESGVRTFLERMRGEGVTAITCGSDYFALQALSVLQRDGVRVPEEMSILGYGDLGFACNCYPRLSTIRQPQAELGVCAVRMACRMIRGEPVTEPVLLPSELVLRESAGPRMK from the coding sequence ATGATTACGATCAGGGATGTCGCCCGCGAGGCCGGAGTCAGCGCCTCGACCGTCTCGGCCGTGCTGGGCAACCGGGCCGGCCGGCTCGGGATCAAGGCCGCCACCTGCGAAAAGGTCGTCCGGGCCGCGGCGAAGCTGCGCTACCGCCGGAACGATATTGCGGCGCAGATGAAGTCGGGCCGCAGGAGCAGCATGCTGTTCCTGTTGTCGGAGAGTGTCGACAATATTTTGTTCGGCGGGCTGGCCGCGGCGTGTGCGGAAGCTGAGAACGCCGGTTATTTCCCGAAGCTGCTCCGGGTGGAGACTGAAAATCACGAGGAGCTGCACCGGCGGCTTGAGCTGGTGCTGCGTCAATGTCCGGCGGCGATTCTGTGCTGGGGGGACCGCAGCGGCGACGAAACCTATCTGCGGCGGGTGACGGAGGAGTGTTCGATTCCGTTCGTCCATTTCGATTACGTGAGCCGGAGCAGCCGGGCGTATGTGAGGACGGACGATCCGTCCGGCATCCGCAGCGGGGTCGAACATCTTCATATGCTCGGCCACCGCCGTTTTGCGCATATCACCGACATCATGAAAGCGCAGTACGCGGAGATCCGCCTCAGGGATTACCGGGAGGCGCTGGCGGAGTTCGGACTGGAGCTTCCGGAAAACCGGGTCCTGTCGCTCGGACTGAATGCGCCGGAGAGCGGCGTCCGCACGTTTCTCGAGCGGATGCGGGGAGAAGGCGTGACGGCGATCACCTGCGGGTCTGATTACTTTGCGCTTCAGGCGCTGAGCGTGCTGCAGCGGGACGGCGTTCGAGTGCCGGAGGAGATGTCGATCCTCGGTTACGGCGACCTCGGCTTTGCGTGCAACTGTTATCCGCGGCTGTCGACGATCCGCCAGCCGCAGGCGGAGCTTGGAGTCTGCGCGGTGCGGATGGCGTGCCGGATGATCCGGGGCGAGCCGGTGACGGAGCCGGTGCTGCTGCCTTCGGAACTCGTCCTGCGCGAGTCTGCCGGGCCGAGAATGAAATAG
- a CDS encoding glycoside hydrolase family 2 TIM barrel-domain containing protein — protein sequence MSELIDLLENPSVFGINKLPPRATSWPSKRLSIAPDEFLYDIGDWRLPLDGPWRLHWSPVPEEETGGFEAPAFDDSGWDEIELPANLECAGYGTPIYSNITYPFHCDPPHVMGEPPENWTAWAERNPTGRFRRRFVLPEEWRGRRVVLHFAGVQTAFRLWVNGVFAGYSEDSMGPAEFDVTTLVRAGENVVAAECYKYSSASYLEDQDFWRLSGIFRSVFAYSTAEVFIADAAVTADPESGTVRAEVEVERWDGSLSLELVVRDPSGAIAAQASGGRSLAAPVPAPKRWSAETPELYTVTVALRRGDGILDIRHFRTGFRSIEVRDRQLFFNGRPIKLHGVNRHELDPRRGRAVTREGMLRDITMIKAANLDAVRCSHYPNHPLWYELCDRYGLYVIDEANIESHHLSYHACVLPGDDPVWEPAVLDRVERLVKTDRNSVSVTIWSLGNEAGYGTAFEAAAAHIRRYDPRPIQYADMNVVAEFDSQTYPTPHWLAEYSKDNAVRIGEHGEIPHPRQHGPNPSTKPFIMNEYAHAMGNSTGNFFEYWDVIDRTKCLAGGFIWEWCEHALATPRGYAYGGDFGDWPNDGNFCCDGLVRSNREANPGLCEVKWVHRPLVAALDREARTITLTNRRSFRSTAGEAIGWKLLADGREAASGGWDFVLGPGESKTVPYPAELPEGIERFWRISLGESAETELPLDADLSFSVFPDGNPFWADPAALRETEKPGLPLLESPEVVLDRAETDNDRGCKFDLRTHTRKPEDFRTSLVWKTNGMETVAEIGFIPEKYCPEIARFGLRLLLPESAVRRVDWYGRGPHEAYCDRKRSALVGRYGADPATLCTPYTRPQENGQRIDVRTLRLTSESGEVLEILSDRLFGFTLRPYRAASLVKARHNEELGDEGIWELTLDHVQRGVGGDNSWSLDVHDEYRIPNRALAAKFLFRGKR from the coding sequence ATGAGCGAACTCATCGATCTGCTGGAAAATCCGTCCGTGTTCGGAATCAACAAGCTGCCCCCGCGCGCGACGTCGTGGCCGTCGAAACGCCTTTCGATCGCGCCGGACGAATTTCTGTACGACATCGGCGACTGGCGGCTTCCGCTCGACGGCCCCTGGAGACTGCACTGGTCTCCGGTTCCGGAAGAGGAAACCGGCGGCTTCGAGGCGCCCGCTTTCGACGACTCCGGATGGGATGAGATCGAACTGCCCGCCAATCTCGAATGCGCCGGATACGGCACACCGATTTACAGCAACATCACCTATCCGTTCCACTGCGACCCGCCGCATGTGATGGGAGAACCGCCGGAAAATTGGACCGCCTGGGCAGAGCGCAATCCGACCGGCCGTTTCCGCCGCCGCTTCGTGCTGCCGGAGGAGTGGCGCGGCCGCCGCGTCGTGCTGCATTTCGCCGGGGTGCAGACCGCCTTCCGGCTCTGGGTCAACGGCGTTTTCGCCGGGTACAGCGAGGATTCGATGGGACCGGCCGAATTCGACGTGACGACCCTGGTCCGCGCCGGAGAAAACGTCGTCGCGGCGGAGTGTTACAAATATTCGAGCGCAAGTTATCTGGAAGATCAGGATTTCTGGCGGCTCTCCGGCATTTTCCGCAGCGTCTTCGCCTACTCCACGGCGGAGGTTTTCATCGCCGACGCCGCGGTGACGGCCGACCCGGAATCGGGAACGGTCCGTGCCGAGGTGGAGGTCGAGCGGTGGGACGGCTCCCTGTCGCTCGAACTCGTCGTGCGTGATCCGTCCGGCGCGATTGCGGCGCAGGCGTCCGGCGGACGTTCGCTGGCTGCGCCGGTACCGGCTCCGAAGCGGTGGAGCGCCGAAACGCCGGAGCTGTACACCGTCACCGTCGCATTGCGCCGCGGGGACGGGATTCTCGACATCCGCCATTTCCGGACCGGTTTCCGTTCGATCGAGGTGCGTGACCGGCAGCTCTTCTTCAACGGCAGACCGATCAAGCTGCACGGGGTGAACCGGCACGAGCTCGATCCCCGGCGCGGCCGGGCGGTCACCCGCGAAGGGATGCTGCGCGACATCACGATGATCAAGGCGGCGAATCTCGACGCGGTCCGCTGCAGCCACTACCCGAACCATCCGCTCTGGTACGAGCTCTGCGACCGGTACGGGCTTTATGTCATCGACGAAGCGAATATCGAAAGTCATCACCTGTCGTATCACGCCTGCGTCCTGCCGGGCGACGATCCGGTCTGGGAGCCGGCCGTGCTCGACCGGGTCGAGCGCCTGGTGAAGACGGACCGCAACTCCGTTTCAGTCACCATCTGGTCGCTCGGCAACGAGGCCGGGTACGGTACCGCCTTCGAGGCCGCCGCCGCCCATATCCGGCGGTACGATCCGCGTCCGATCCAGTATGCCGATATGAACGTCGTGGCCGAGTTCGACAGCCAGACTTACCCGACGCCGCACTGGCTTGCCGAATATTCGAAGGATAACGCGGTCCGCATCGGCGAACACGGCGAAATACCGCATCCGCGCCAGCACGGGCCGAATCCGAGCACAAAGCCGTTCATCATGAATGAGTACGCGCATGCGATGGGCAACAGCACCGGCAATTTTTTCGAATACTGGGATGTGATCGACCGCACGAAATGCCTGGCCGGCGGCTTTATCTGGGAGTGGTGCGAGCATGCGCTGGCGACTCCGCGCGGTTACGCTTACGGCGGCGATTTCGGCGATTGGCCGAACGACGGGAACTTCTGCTGCGACGGATTGGTCCGCTCGAACCGCGAGGCGAATCCGGGACTTTGCGAGGTGAAGTGGGTTCACCGCCCGCTGGTTGCCGCACTTGACCGCGAAGCGCGGACGATCACGCTCACGAATCGGCGCAGTTTCCGTTCGACCGCGGGCGAGGCGATCGGCTGGAAACTGCTGGCCGACGGGCGCGAGGCTGCGTCGGGCGGCTGGGATTTCGTGCTCGGGCCCGGCGAATCGAAGACGGTGCCGTATCCGGCCGAACTGCCGGAGGGAATCGAACGTTTCTGGCGCATTTCGCTCGGGGAGTCGGCGGAGACCGAGCTTCCGCTCGATGCGGATTTGTCGTTCTCGGTGTTTCCGGACGGGAATCCGTTCTGGGCCGATCCGGCTGCGCTCCGGGAAACGGAGAAGCCTGGCCTGCCGCTGCTTGAATCGCCGGAGGTGGTGCTCGACCGCGCCGAAACCGACAACGACCGCGGCTGCAAATTCGATTTGCGGACCCATACCCGCAAGCCGGAGGATTTCCGCACCTCGCTGGTCTGGAAGACGAACGGCATGGAGACGGTGGCGGAAATCGGCTTTATTCCGGAAAAATACTGTCCTGAAATCGCCCGCTTCGGCCTGCGGCTCCTGCTGCCGGAAAGCGCGGTCCGGCGGGTGGACTGGTACGGACGCGGTCCGCACGAAGCTTATTGCGACCGCAAGCGCTCGGCTCTGGTCGGCCGCTACGGGGCCGATCCGGCGACGCTCTGCACGCCGTACACGCGGCCGCAGGAGAACGGGCAGCGGATCGATGTCCGTACGCTCCGGCTGACCTCGGAGTCGGGCGAGGTGCTCGAGATTCTGTCCGACCGGCTGTTCGGCTTCACGCTGCGTCCGTACCGGGCCGCGTCGCTGGTGAAGGCGCGCCATAATGAAGAGCTCGGCGACGAAGGGATCTGGGAGCTCACGCTCGATCATGTCCAGCGCGGCGTGGGCGGCGACAACAGCTGGAGCCTCGACGTGCACGACGAGTACCGGATTCCGAACCGGGCGCTCGCGGCGAAGTTCCTTTTTCGCGGGAAACGGTGA
- a CDS encoding NifU family protein → MDDLSKKITDRLEELRVHLQADGGDLEIVGIDGKTVQLRLRGACGGCPHAAMTIKGGLERILREEIDPEIVIERVL, encoded by the coding sequence ATGGATGATCTCAGCAAGAAAATCACCGACCGGCTCGAAGAGCTCCGGGTTCATCTCCAGGCTGACGGCGGAGACCTCGAAATCGTCGGCATCGACGGCAAAACCGTGCAGCTCCGGCTGCGCGGGGCCTGCGGCGGCTGCCCGCACGCGGCCATGACCATCAAGGGCGGGCTCGAACGCATTCTGCGCGAGGAAATCGACCCCGAAATCGTCATCGAGCGCGTGCTTTAG